The following coding sequences lie in one Mucilaginibacter sp. KACC 22773 genomic window:
- a CDS encoding chemotaxis protein CheD translates to MDRYYLYPGSIFASRKPHIVDTILGSCVAVTLWDPVLEFGSINHYMLPYWNGEGTPSNKYGDIAIPAIINKMLALGSNKSNLRAKVFGGCETGAPNGVFHIGERNIGLAIEVLKKEQIPVLSHNVGGYRGRKVLFYSESGKVMIKYIKQNFPDQQIDTKG, encoded by the coding sequence ATGGATAGATATTATTTATACCCCGGGTCGATTTTTGCGAGCAGAAAGCCTCACATTGTCGATACTATTTTAGGCTCATGTGTAGCAGTGACCCTTTGGGACCCTGTATTGGAATTTGGAAGTATTAACCATTATATGCTGCCGTACTGGAATGGTGAAGGCACCCCATCAAATAAATATGGCGACATTGCCATACCGGCTATTATTAATAAAATGCTGGCCTTGGGCAGCAATAAAAGTAATTTAAGGGCCAAGGTATTCGGGGGCTGCGAAACTGGCGCCCCCAATGGCGTATTCCATATTGGCGAACGCAATATCGGGCTGGCTATTGAGGTGTTAAAAAAGGAGCAAATACCGGTTTTAAGCCATAATGTTGGAGGATACCGTGGGCGGAAGGTTTTATTTTACTCGGAAAGTGGTAAGGTAATGATCAAATATATTAAACAAAACTTTCCTGATCAGCAAATAGATACCAAGGGCTAA
- a CDS encoding protein-glutamate methylesterase/protein-glutamine glutaminase, giving the protein MKNKIKVLIVDDSAIFRQLLGKILSADPVIEVMATAADPYIAASKMTMQVPDVITLDLEMPRMDGITFLKKIMSQHPIPVIIITGHTGRDMEVTLKALEYGAVEVLTKEMFDEQALTSEARGRICEIVKSAALTKIARKSIAEKPSVVPKLSADAVLQYVKPKNQSIISDKVIAVGASTGGTEAIRVFLEGLPVDIPGIVIVQHMPENFTRLFAERLDGLCKIGVKEAEDGDLVKPGMALIAPGNRHLLLKRRGSQYYVELSDSPLVNRHRPAVDVLFRSTAIYAGQNGIGIILTGMGDDGARGLLEIKQAGGKTIAQDESSCVVFGMPKEAILLNAADKILPLKDISRYVVQLVNDKRFV; this is encoded by the coding sequence ATGAAGAATAAAATTAAAGTTCTTATTGTTGACGACTCTGCCATATTCAGGCAATTGCTGGGCAAAATTTTAAGCGCCGACCCGGTAATTGAAGTTATGGCCACAGCGGCCGACCCATATATTGCAGCAAGCAAAATGACCATGCAGGTTCCGGATGTTATTACCCTTGATTTGGAAATGCCCCGAATGGACGGGATTACCTTTCTCAAAAAAATAATGTCCCAGCACCCTATCCCGGTTATTATCATAACGGGGCACACCGGGAGGGATATGGAAGTAACGCTGAAAGCATTGGAGTACGGTGCTGTTGAGGTGCTTACAAAAGAGATGTTTGACGAGCAGGCGCTTACCAGTGAAGCCAGGGGCCGGATTTGCGAAATTGTTAAATCGGCAGCACTTACCAAGATTGCCCGCAAATCCATTGCCGAAAAACCTTCGGTGGTGCCTAAATTATCAGCCGATGCCGTGCTGCAATACGTTAAACCTAAAAACCAAAGCATTATTAGTGATAAAGTAATTGCAGTAGGGGCATCAACCGGCGGTACCGAAGCCATAAGGGTATTTTTAGAAGGCCTCCCCGTTGATATTCCGGGTATTGTAATAGTACAGCACATGCCCGAAAACTTTACCCGCCTGTTTGCCGAGCGGCTGGACGGTTTGTGTAAGATTGGCGTTAAGGAAGCAGAAGACGGAGACCTGGTTAAGCCCGGCATGGCCTTAATAGCCCCCGGGAACCGCCACCTTTTACTTAAAAGAAGAGGATCGCAATATTATGTTGAGTTGAGTGATAGTCCGCTGGTAAACCGGCATCGCCCGGCGGTGGATGTATTGTTCCGCTCTACAGCTATTTATGCCGGGCAAAATGGCATCGGAATAATTTTAACAGGCATGGGCGACGATGGCGCGCGGGGCTTACTTGAAATTAAGCAGGCAGGCGGTAAAACCATCGCACAGGATGAAAGTTCCTGTGTTGTGTTCGGAATGCCAAAGGAAGCTATTTTGCTGAATGCTGCCGATAAGATTTTACCGTTAAAAGATATTTCGCGATACGTAGTCCAACTGGTGAACGACAAGAGGTTTGTTTAA
- a CDS encoding M28 family metallopeptidase, with product MKYITISLLLFITAAASAQTIIKPDARIKQMADEVSSQNIETTIRKLVTFKSRHTLSDTTSKTTGSGAARNWIKAEMEKYALESGGRMTVAFDTFTQPKGTRIDKPVKLKNVLAILKGTDPTDSRVYLVSGHYDSRINDVMDANGVEPGANDDASGTALSMELARVMAKRQFPATIIFMAVVGEEQGLYGSANVAKRAKAENWNVDAMLNNDIVGNTHGMETDLKDNRSVRVFSDGIPTNATDKQVAALKSLGGENDSPSRELARYAKETGERYVDQLDVKLIYRRDRYLRGGDHLPFLEQGFTAVRFTEMNEDFNRQHQSIRTENGVDYGDLPDFVDFNYVQKVARMNLSVLANLAFAPARPQNVGIITSDLTNKTKLTWEAPSTGKKPAGYYVLMRETTSAFWERKFYVTDTMATLAYSKDNYFFAVQSVDADGHESLPVFPKPVR from the coding sequence ATGAAATACATTACCATCTCCCTGCTGTTGTTCATTACTGCAGCCGCCTCGGCCCAAACCATCATCAAACCCGATGCCCGGATTAAACAAATGGCCGATGAGGTATCCTCCCAAAACATTGAAACAACCATTCGCAAACTGGTAACCTTTAAAAGCAGGCATACCCTAAGCGATACAACCAGCAAAACCACCGGCAGCGGCGCGGCACGAAATTGGATAAAGGCCGAAATGGAAAAATATGCCCTGGAATCGGGCGGGCGGATGACCGTTGCTTTTGATACATTCACCCAGCCAAAAGGTACAAGGATTGATAAGCCGGTAAAGCTGAAAAATGTACTGGCTATACTGAAGGGTACCGACCCAACAGATAGCCGTGTTTACCTGGTATCGGGCCATTATGATTCACGGATTAACGATGTGATGGACGCAAACGGGGTGGAGCCTGGGGCTAATGATGATGCATCGGGCACGGCGCTTTCGATGGAACTGGCCAGGGTGATGGCCAAACGCCAATTCCCGGCCACCATAATTTTTATGGCCGTGGTAGGCGAGGAGCAGGGGCTTTATGGATCGGCCAATGTGGCCAAACGCGCCAAAGCCGAAAACTGGAACGTAGATGCCATGCTGAACAATGATATTGTAGGCAACACTCATGGCATGGAAACCGATTTAAAGGATAACCGCAGTGTTAGGGTGTTCAGCGATGGTATCCCCACCAATGCTACCGATAAGCAGGTGGCTGCGCTAAAATCATTGGGCGGCGAAAATGACAGCCCATCGCGCGAGTTGGCCCGGTATGCCAAAGAAACCGGCGAACGCTACGTTGACCAGCTGGATGTAAAATTGATATACCGCCGCGACCGCTACCTGCGCGGCGGCGACCACCTCCCGTTTTTAGAACAGGGCTTTACCGCGGTAAGGTTTACCGAAATGAACGAAGATTTTAACCGCCAGCACCAGAGCATCCGCACCGAAAACGGTGTAGACTATGGCGACCTGCCCGACTTTGTTGATTTTAACTACGTACAAAAAGTAGCCCGCATGAACCTGTCGGTACTGGCCAACCTGGCATTCGCCCCTGCCCGGCCCCAAAATGTAGGCATCATAACCAGCGACCTCACCAACAAAACCAAACTTACCTGGGAAGCGCCATCTACAGGCAAAAAGCCCGCAGGCTATTACGTACTGATGCGCGAAACCACCAGCGCCTTTTGGGAACGTAAGTTTTATGTAACCGATACAATGGCTACGCTGGCCTACTCAAAGGATAATTACTTTTTTGCGGTGCAATCGGTAGATGCTGACGGGCATGAGAGTTTGCCGGTGTTTCCGAAGCCGGTGAGGTAA
- a CDS encoding EamA family transporter yields MQKNKIPIRPLLAVLGSILSVQVGAAIAKGLFPALGASVTATLRIGLSALILLVVNRPGLKTLTREQWNAVIPYGLCLGAMNLIYYLALSRIPLGIAVTLEFMGPLLLVVFSSKRAIEFLWVLLAAGGIVLMTPWNNTNIDLFGAGMALLAGAFWAGYIVLGRRVSAVLNGGQAVTIGMLFALMATLPFAFASDGMMNFKSSMIIPAMGLALFCSAIPFSLEMYGLKYIPTKTFSILMSMEPAVGAICGLIFLKEYLSIQEYVAVILVVIASAGATIGNRQEMGNITPEG; encoded by the coding sequence ATGCAAAAAAACAAAATACCCATACGCCCCTTACTGGCGGTTTTAGGCTCGATATTAAGCGTTCAGGTAGGGGCTGCTATTGCTAAGGGATTATTTCCGGCTCTCGGTGCTTCAGTTACCGCCACCTTGCGGATAGGATTATCGGCATTGATACTGCTTGTCGTGAACAGGCCAGGGTTAAAAACATTAACCCGCGAACAATGGAATGCGGTTATCCCTTACGGTTTATGCCTGGGTGCCATGAATTTAATTTACTACCTGGCCTTATCGCGCATTCCGTTGGGGATAGCAGTCACCCTTGAGTTTATGGGGCCGTTGCTGCTTGTGGTGTTTAGTTCAAAACGCGCCATCGAATTTTTATGGGTACTACTGGCCGCAGGCGGGATTGTATTAATGACACCCTGGAATAACACCAATATTGATTTGTTTGGCGCGGGCATGGCTTTGCTGGCCGGTGCCTTTTGGGCCGGCTATATTGTGTTGGGCCGGCGGGTATCTGCGGTGTTAAATGGCGGTCAGGCCGTTACCATAGGTATGCTGTTTGCGTTAATGGCGACATTGCCATTTGCTTTCGCAAGTGACGGGATGATGAACTTTAAAAGCAGTATGATTATCCCGGCTATGGGGTTGGCGTTATTTTGCAGCGCCATTCCGTTTTCTTTAGAGATGTACGGACTTAAATATATCCCCACCAAAACATTCAGTATCCTTATGAGCATGGAACCAGCGGTTGGCGCCATCTGCGGGTTGATATTTTTGAAAGAATATCTTTCGATACAGGAATATGTCGCGGTTATACTGGTTGTAATCGCCAGCGCCGGAGCAACAATTGGTAACCGGCAGGAGATGGGCAACATAACACCGGAAGGTTAA
- a CDS encoding DUF6728 family protein yields the protein MYFFRKKDPNRPDNINLRIMHFINALAILMFLAGIIYKLIQVFILKK from the coding sequence ATGTATTTCTTTAGAAAAAAAGATCCCAACAGGCCGGATAACATTAACCTGCGCATTATGCATTTTATAAATGCACTGGCCATCCTGATGTTTTTAGCGGGCATCATCTATAAGCTGATACAAGTGTTCATACTCAAAAAATGA
- a CDS encoding RidA family protein: MMEIINTNNAPAPIGPYSQATVAGNFVFVSGQIPLNPATGELVTSGIKDEAVLVMENIKAILTEAGLGFANVVKTSIFLTDLGNFGQVNEVYGTYFTSNFPARETVQVSALPKGVNVEISVIAVK; encoded by the coding sequence ATGATGGAAATAATAAACACCAATAACGCGCCTGCACCTATCGGGCCGTACAGCCAGGCTACTGTTGCCGGTAATTTTGTATTTGTATCTGGCCAGATACCCCTTAACCCCGCCACCGGCGAGCTGGTTACCAGCGGTATTAAAGATGAAGCCGTTTTAGTAATGGAAAATATTAAAGCTATTTTAACCGAAGCAGGCCTCGGCTTTGCCAACGTGGTAAAAACCAGCATATTTTTAACCGATCTGGGTAATTTTGGCCAGGTAAATGAAGTATACGGCACCTATTTTACATCAAACTTCCCTGCCCGCGAAACGGTACAGGTATCGGCACTGCCAAAAGGCGTTAATGTAGAGATATCGGTTATTGCGGTAAAATAA
- the recG gene encoding ATP-dependent DNA helicase RecG translates to MDPFQTPLTYLKGAGQTRAEVLKKELGIATFEDLLRHFPFRYIDRTKFYKVKDINPDLPYVQVLARVISKQIVGEKHTKRLVVQTRDDTGTLELVWFKGINWIDKTIVPGTVYIVFGKAGSFNGQAQMAHPEMEIYSPANMQRQGNATLQPVYNSTEKLKQFQLDSKGIQKLTATLLGLHAKDIKENLPLYIIQHFKLLGRAEAYRNTHFPADANLLNEALHRLKFEELFLLQLKLLRNKLLHTQKFKGNVFSTVGHYFNDFYHHKLPFELTTAQKRVLKEIRQDTQRGVQMNRLLQGDVGSGKTVVALMAMLIAIDNGFQTCIMAPTEILASQHYQTISSLVGDGFIEVALLTGSTKQKDRRVLHQKLESGEMKILIGTHALIEDKVQFKNLGFVVIDEQHRFGVEQRAKLWRKNMMPPHILVMTATPIPRTLAMTLYGDLDVSVIDELPAGRKPIQTLHFFDNQRLRVFGFMKKEIALGRQIYIVYPLIKESEKLDLKNLEEGIEIISREFPLPEYKISIVHGKLKPADKEFEMQRFIKGQTQIMVATTVIEVGVNVPNASVMIIENAERFGLSQLHQLRGRVGRGAEQSYCILMSSHKLSHDGKIRLDTMVKTNNGFEISEIDLQLRGPGNLDGTQQSGVLDLKVANLATDQELLFKARKTVEQIFAKDPQLALPENQVLHHAFETKNAGLSWDKIS, encoded by the coding sequence ATGGATCCTTTTCAAACACCACTTACATATTTAAAAGGCGCGGGCCAAACCCGGGCCGAGGTGTTGAAAAAGGAATTGGGTATTGCCACTTTTGAGGATTTGCTGCGCCATTTCCCCTTCCGGTATATCGACCGGACCAAATTTTACAAGGTAAAAGATATTAATCCCGATTTGCCTTACGTGCAGGTTTTGGCCCGTGTTATTAGCAAGCAAATTGTTGGCGAGAAGCACACCAAACGGCTGGTTGTACAAACCCGTGATGATACCGGCACGTTGGAACTGGTTTGGTTTAAAGGCATCAACTGGATAGATAAAACTATTGTGCCCGGCACGGTATACATTGTGTTTGGCAAGGCAGGATCCTTTAACGGGCAAGCCCAAATGGCGCATCCCGAAATGGAAATCTACTCGCCTGCCAATATGCAGCGGCAGGGCAACGCTACCTTGCAGCCGGTATATAACTCTACTGAAAAGCTTAAGCAGTTTCAACTGGACAGCAAGGGTATTCAAAAACTAACCGCTACCTTACTGGGCCTGCATGCTAAGGATATTAAAGAAAATTTACCGCTGTACATAATTCAGCACTTTAAACTCCTGGGTAGGGCCGAGGCTTATCGCAACACCCACTTCCCGGCCGATGCCAATTTGCTGAACGAGGCTTTGCACCGGCTTAAGTTTGAGGAACTGTTTTTGCTGCAGCTTAAACTCCTGCGCAATAAACTGCTGCATACCCAAAAGTTTAAGGGGAACGTATTTAGTACCGTAGGGCATTACTTTAATGATTTTTACCACCATAAACTACCTTTTGAACTAACTACGGCGCAAAAACGGGTGCTAAAGGAGATAAGGCAGGACACCCAGCGCGGCGTGCAAATGAACCGCCTGTTGCAGGGCGATGTAGGCAGCGGCAAAACCGTTGTTGCCCTGATGGCGATGCTGATTGCTATTGATAACGGCTTCCAGACCTGCATTATGGCGCCCACCGAAATATTGGCCAGCCAGCATTACCAAACCATCAGCAGTTTGGTTGGCGATGGTTTTATCGAGGTGGCCCTGCTCACCGGATCAACCAAGCAAAAAGACCGCAGGGTGCTGCACCAGAAACTGGAAAGCGGCGAAATGAAGATACTGATTGGTACCCACGCCCTGATAGAGGACAAAGTACAATTCAAAAACCTGGGCTTCGTGGTGATTGATGAGCAGCACCGTTTTGGGGTAGAACAGCGGGCCAAACTTTGGCGTAAAAACATGATGCCACCCCACATCCTGGTGATGACGGCAACGCCCATCCCCCGCACCCTGGCCATGACCTTGTACGGCGACCTGGATGTATCGGTAATTGATGAGTTGCCTGCCGGCCGTAAGCCTATCCAAACACTGCACTTTTTTGATAACCAGCGCCTGCGGGTGTTTGGTTTTATGAAAAAGGAAATTGCCCTGGGCCGGCAAATTTATATTGTGTACCCGCTGATTAAGGAAAGCGAAAAACTCGACCTTAAAAACCTGGAAGAGGGTATCGAAATTATCTCGCGCGAGTTTCCATTGCCCGAGTATAAGATCAGCATTGTGCATGGCAAATTAAAACCCGCCGATAAGGAGTTTGAGATGCAGCGCTTCATCAAAGGGCAAACTCAAATTATGGTGGCCACCACCGTGATAGAGGTTGGGGTTAACGTGCCCAATGCCTCGGTAATGATCATTGAAAATGCCGAGCGTTTTGGCCTGTCGCAACTGCACCAGCTGCGCGGTAGGGTAGGGCGCGGAGCCGAGCAATCATACTGTATTTTGATGAGCAGCCACAAGCTAAGCCACGACGGCAAAATTCGGCTGGATACCATGGTGAAAACCAATAACGGTTTCGAAATCTCCGAGATCGACCTGCAGCTGCGCGGCCCCGGCAACCTGGATGGTACCCAGCAAAGCGGCGTGCTCGACCTGAAGGTTGCCAACCTTGCTACCGACCAGGAGCTGTTATTTAAAGCCCGCAAAACGGTAGAGCAAATTTTTGCCAAAGACCCCCAACTGGCCCTACCCGAAAACCAGGTGTTGCACCATGCCTTCGAAACAAAAAATGCCGGTTTAAGCTGGGATAAAATTTCCTGA
- a CDS encoding M20/M25/M40 family metallo-hydrolase gives MKRKFTFLISSLLLSANLIHAQDSLMIRKIYDEALVNGKSYESLRYLCKNIGQRISGSANAQKAVEYSKKLMESYGFDKVYLQEVMVPHWVRGAKETAFIIDGKKRIPVPIAALGMTVATPKEGITANVIEVQSLKELATLGEAAIKGKIVFFNRAFDPRFIETGQAYGTAGDQRFMGPAAAAKYGAVGVIVRSLTESLDDYPHTGATLTDKDGKNIPAAAISTKAANKLSAMLKMRKFPAAKFYFKQSCQLLPDVLSYNVIGELTGTEHPNKFISVGGHLDSWDLAEGAHDDGTGVMQSAEVLRIFKAIGYKPKNSVRAVFFMNEENGHKGGTKYAELAAQNKEEHIAAIETDEGGFTPRGFSFSDVSKDFITKVNTNWKSILEPYEVDQLTIGGSGTDIEPMKEKLPSVVLIGFRPDSQRYFDIHHTPNDVFENVNKRELELGGAGIAALIYLIDQHGF, from the coding sequence ATGAAAAGAAAATTTACTTTTTTAATCTCCTCGCTGCTGTTATCAGCCAACCTCATTCATGCCCAGGATTCATTAATGATCCGCAAAATTTACGACGAAGCCCTGGTAAACGGCAAAAGTTATGAAAGCCTGCGCTACCTGTGTAAAAACATAGGCCAGCGTATCAGCGGCTCGGCCAACGCCCAAAAAGCTGTGGAATACAGCAAAAAACTGATGGAAAGCTATGGCTTCGATAAGGTTTATTTACAGGAAGTTATGGTGCCCCATTGGGTACGCGGTGCCAAAGAAACAGCTTTTATTATTGATGGCAAAAAACGTATCCCGGTGCCTATTGCCGCCCTGGGGATGACAGTTGCTACCCCTAAAGAAGGTATTACAGCCAATGTTATTGAGGTACAGAGCCTTAAAGAACTGGCAACCCTTGGCGAAGCGGCTATTAAAGGCAAAATCGTATTCTTTAACCGTGCTTTTGATCCACGGTTTATTGAAACCGGACAAGCCTACGGAACCGCTGGAGATCAGCGCTTTATGGGGCCTGCTGCCGCCGCCAAATATGGCGCAGTAGGCGTTATAGTGCGTTCGCTGACAGAGAGTTTAGATGATTACCCCCATACCGGCGCTACCCTGACCGATAAGGATGGCAAAAATATCCCGGCTGCGGCAATCTCTACCAAAGCGGCCAACAAGCTGAGCGCCATGCTTAAAATGCGTAAGTTCCCTGCAGCCAAGTTCTACTTCAAACAAAGCTGCCAGTTATTGCCCGATGTTTTATCCTACAACGTAATTGGCGAACTTACTGGTACAGAGCATCCTAATAAGTTTATATCCGTAGGCGGCCACCTTGATTCCTGGGACCTGGCCGAAGGCGCGCACGACGATGGTACCGGTGTAATGCAATCGGCTGAGGTGCTAAGGATCTTTAAGGCAATAGGTTACAAACCTAAAAACTCCGTTCGGGCGGTGTTTTTCATGAACGAGGAGAATGGCCACAAAGGTGGCACCAAATACGCCGAACTTGCCGCTCAAAATAAGGAGGAGCACATTGCCGCTATAGAAACCGACGAAGGCGGCTTTACCCCGCGGGGCTTCAGCTTTTCGGATGTATCTAAAGATTTTATAACAAAAGTGAACACCAACTGGAAATCAATATTAGAGCCATACGAAGTTGACCAGCTGACTATAGGTGGGTCGGGAACAGACATTGAGCCGATGAAAGAAAAGTTGCCAAGCGTTGTGCTGATCGGCTTTCGCCCTGATTCTCAGCGCTATTTTGATATCCACCACACACCAAACGACGTATTTGAAAACGTAAACAAACGCGAGCTTGAACTGGGGGGGGCCGGTATCGCAGCGCTGATTTACCTGATAGATCAGCACGGATTTTGA
- a CDS encoding MFS transporter, producing the protein MTEEGESKPKIDSFAALRYKDFRSYIGMRFCFTFAYSMQAVIIGFYIYELTKDPFALGLVGLCEAIPAVCIALYGGYIADKSEKRKMLLLIFSGVIFTSMVMFTVTLKSMSDIIHVGWVVPIIYVMIFCNGIARAFYGPATFTIYAHSIPKEVYPNGSTWSSSSWQVASIVGPAAGGLIYGYSDKFFGISGITATFGCIIFFLIVSLILVARLRKYPPVFVPKESIYKSLSEGISFVFGNKMMIGAMSLDLFSVFFGGAVALLPVFANEILKVGAEGLGIMRATSSLGAVLTMLVMTRFSPMGKPWRNLLIAVTGFGLSIICFGLSKSFYLSLLFIFTEGAFDSVSVIIRGTIMQLLTPEHMRGRVSAVNQMFIGSSNEIGAFESGTAARLLGTVPSVIFGGSMTMLIVGITYLKTKRLVPLSLSQIQPPSVAKGEMAVK; encoded by the coding sequence GTGACCGAAGAAGGCGAGAGTAAACCCAAAATTGATTCCTTTGCAGCATTGCGATATAAAGATTTCCGGTCTTATATCGGTATGCGTTTTTGTTTCACCTTTGCATATTCTATGCAAGCCGTTATAATCGGTTTTTATATCTATGAGTTAACAAAAGACCCATTTGCTTTGGGTTTGGTAGGCTTATGCGAGGCTATTCCCGCGGTTTGTATCGCTTTATACGGCGGTTATATTGCTGATAAATCTGAGAAACGTAAGATGTTGCTGTTAATATTCAGTGGGGTGATATTCACCTCGATGGTGATGTTTACTGTTACGCTTAAAAGCATGAGCGATATTATTCACGTAGGTTGGGTGGTTCCTATAATTTACGTGATGATATTTTGTAACGGAATTGCAAGGGCGTTTTATGGTCCGGCTACTTTTACTATTTACGCGCACAGTATTCCTAAGGAAGTTTACCCCAACGGCAGCACCTGGAGCAGTTCGAGCTGGCAGGTGGCATCCATTGTGGGCCCGGCTGCGGGCGGGTTGATCTATGGCTATTCTGATAAATTTTTTGGTATAAGCGGCATTACTGCAACTTTTGGTTGTATTATCTTTTTTCTCATAGTATCATTAATACTGGTTGCGCGTTTACGCAAATATCCGCCTGTTTTTGTGCCTAAGGAGAGTATTTATAAAAGTCTTTCAGAAGGAATTTCCTTTGTGTTTGGCAATAAAATGATGATAGGGGCCATGAGCCTCGATTTATTCTCGGTGTTTTTTGGCGGCGCCGTTGCGTTACTACCAGTGTTTGCCAACGAAATATTGAAGGTAGGAGCCGAAGGTTTGGGAATTATGCGGGCAACATCGTCATTGGGGGCTGTATTAACCATGCTGGTGATGACCAGGTTTTCGCCTATGGGCAAGCCATGGCGCAATTTGTTGATAGCGGTAACCGGGTTTGGGTTGTCTATCATTTGCTTTGGTTTATCTAAAAGCTTTTACCTGTCATTGTTGTTTATATTTACCGAAGGAGCTTTTGACAGTGTAAGCGTAATTATCCGTGGTACAATTATGCAGTTATTAACGCCCGAACATATGCGCGGGCGGGTATCGGCTGTTAACCAGATGTTTATCGGCTCATCAAATGAGATAGGAGCTTTTGAATCGGGCACGGCGGCACGTTTATTAGGCACGGTGCCGTCGGTTATATTTGGCGGTAGCATGACTATGCTCATTGTGGGTATAACGTATTTAAAAACCAAACGGCTTGTACCGCTATCCTTAAGCCAAATACAGCCACCGAGCGTTGC